A single window of Nicotiana sylvestris chromosome 5, ASM39365v2, whole genome shotgun sequence DNA harbors:
- the LOC104241458 gene encoding pto-interacting protein 1-like — protein sequence MGCFGCCDDDDMHKAADHGPFMTNNSAGYNAGQRATESAQKETQTVNIQPIAVPSIAVDELKDITDNFGTKALIGEGSYGRVYHGVLKSGRAAAIKKLDSSKQPDREFLAQVSMVSRLKHENVVELLGYCVDGGLRVLAYEYAPNGSLHDILHGRKGVKGAQPGPVLSWAQRVKIAVGAAKGLEYLHEKAQPHIIHRDIKSSNVLLFDDDVAKIADFDLSNQAPDMAARLHSTRVLGTFGYHAPEYAMTGQLSSKSDVYSFGVVLLELLTGRKPVDHTLPRGQQSLVTWATPRLSEDKVKQCVDARLGTEYPPKAVAKMAAVAALCVQYEADFRPNMSIVVKALQPLLHARSAPTETSNM from the exons ATGGGCTGCTTCGGTTGTTGTGATGATGATGACATGCACAAAGCTGCTGATCATGGACCCTTCATGACCAATAATTCAGCAG GCTATAATGCAGGGCAGCGTGCAACAGAAAGTGCGCAGAAGGAGACACAGACTGTGAACATCCAGCCCATTGCTGTTCCTTCTATAGCTGTTGATGAGTTAAAGGACATCACAGACAACTTTGGTACAAAAGCCTTGATAGGTGAGGGATCATATGGAAGGGTATACCATGGTGTCTTGAAAAGTGGGCGGGCTGCAGCCATTAAAAAGTTAGACTCGAGTAAGCAGCCTGATCGAGAATTTTTGGCGCAG GTTTCTATGGTATCAAGATTAAAACATGAAAATGTGGTTGAATTACTCGGTTATTGTGTGGATGGTGGTCTTCGTGTGTTGGCCTATGAGTATGCCCCAAATGGATCTCTTCATGACATTCTTCATG GACGAAAAGGCGTGAAAGGTGCACAACCAGGGCCAGTATTGTCATGGGCACAACGAGTTAAAATTGCTGTTGGGGCTGCAAAAGGGCTAGAGTACTTGCATGAAAAAGCACAGCCGCATATCATCCATCGTGATATTAAGTCTAGCAATGTTTTACtctttgatgatgatgttgctaaAATCGCGGATTTTGATTTATCAAATCAAGCTCCTGATATGGCAGCACGTCTTCACTCTACACGTGTTCTTGGAACCTTTGGTTATCATGCTCCTGA ATATGCAATGACTGGTCAGCTGAGTTCAAAGAGTGATGTTTACAGCTTTGGTGTTGTACTCCTTGAACTCCTTACTGGCCGTAAACCTGTTGATCATACATTGCCACGTGGCCAACAGAGTCTTGTGACATGG GCCACACCAAGACTTAGTGAAGATAAAGTGAAGCAATGTGTTGACGCGAGACTGGGTACAGAATACCCTCCTAAAGCAGTTGCAAAG ATGGCTGCAGTTGCTGCTCTGTGTGTGCAATATGAAGCTGATTTTCGGCCAAATATGAGCATTGTGGTAAAAGCTCTTCAACCTCTGTTGCATGCTCGATCTGCACCTACTGAAACATCAAATATGTGA
- the LOC104241457 gene encoding rRNA-processing protein fcf2-like translates to MPENKPVIGLSWEPKLPQLSFGTKKSSSNKEAETSAVYKPSSELIDGLFVPPNDPKKVNKFLRKQVKDTAGKNWFDMPAQTITPELKRDLQLLKLRGAMDPKRHYKKSDLKSKALPKYFQVGTVIEPASEYYSSRLTKKERKTTITDELLSDRKLGLYRKRKVREIEEHNRPGGVDKWKIRGSQSWKRAKQRRH, encoded by the exons ATGCCTGAAAACAAGCCTGTAATTGGACTTTCATGGGAACCAAAATTACCTCAATTATCATTTGGTACCAAAAAGAGCAGCTCCAATAAGGAGGCTGAGACCAGTGCAGTATATAAACCTAGTTCTGAACTTATTGACGGCTTATTTGTTCCTCCTAATGATCCTAAAAAGGTGAACAAATTCCTTCGAAAACAAGTCAAGGATACTGCTGGCAAAAATTG GTTTGATATGCCTGCACAAACAATTACTCCCGAGCTGAAAAGGGATCTCCAGCTGTTAAAG TTAAGGGGTGCCATGGATCCAAAAAGGCATTACAAGAAGAGTGATTTGAAGTCAAAAGCACTACCTAAATATTTCCAG GTCGGCACAGTAATAGAGCCAGCATCTGAATACTACTCAAGCAGACTGACTAAGAAGGAGAGAAAGACAACAATTACTGATGAGCTACTTTCCGACCGCAAACTTGGGTTGTATAG AAAACGCAAGGTTCGCGAGATTGAAGAACATAACCGGCCAGGTGGAGTGGACAAGTGGAAGATTAGAGGTTCACAGTCATGGAAGCGTGCAAAGCAAAGGAGGCATTGA